The stretch of DNA TCACATTGCATGCATGGTCCTTCGAGTCGATCAGctactagattttttttttctagtttGTATTTCCAATTCGACATTTTGGCAGGAAGGAGAACTATATATTGCACGAACACACAGTAACTCAACTACTTCTGGAACTCGGAGCGAAATGGATTTAAACAACTGAAGCTGAAATTATGGGTCACATTGCACTAACCGTCAGAAAAATAGGTTCAATCAAAATTTATTTCTACAAATATGAATGGCAACGAGTGAAACAAACATCAATCCAATCGCTGACTGCAAGTATAATTATCtagctttatttattttaaatttgataTGTGGCAGAAATGACAAGTAATTAAGTAGCTCAACTCCGATCACTAGGGGATTTGGATAATTCAACCTTCAATAGAGATAAAGAAAAtgcgcaatttttttttgtcgcgATCCGTTTTAGAAGGTCGACTATTTGTTCCctgtgcatgcatgcagaatATGTCGCCGTCATCCTATCCCAGCCTGAAATATTAACGCCACCAATAGCACAACTGTAAAAGAAGCATCGCGGTAAAAAAAAATAGACATTGCAGTTCGTCGTTGGTAGAGAATAGGAGCAGTCTCTAGTCAGTAAGGCCCATATACGGATAACAGTGGCACTATGCCAGCAGGAGAATTAGACTGTAGTCGTAGAAGGTAGAACGAAACCGAACAACATCTGGTAGAACACATTGCTGTGCTGTATGCCAGTACGATGGATCACGCGGTACACGCAGCCCTTTTTCCACCATCACTAACCGTGAAACGTTTGCTTGCACGGTTTGAAAAGTTGTACAAATTTCGACGAAATGGCACGGCCTGCGTCGCGAGCCTATAAAACCACCGGAGGCCTTAACCACCCGCATCGCCCGCTCTCTCCACTTCCGGTCACTGGTAACGCGCCCACTCGCTCCCTCGCATCACactctccacctcctccgccctccATAACTCCCCCCGCGCGCATGGGCGATCCCCGGGCCCGCccgtccgccgcggccgccggcgagctgcggccgccggagccgccgctgGACCCGCTCGAGTTCCTCTCCCGGTCCTGGAGCGCGTCCGGGGGCGcgttcacgccgccgccgcccacgccgcccccGGCCGCGCTCGTCAGCCCCATCGCCGAGGACGCCGCGTGCGAGCTCGAGGActgcggggccgccgccgcggccgggagCTCCTTCTCCTTCGCGTCCGCGGCCACGTCGCAGCTCATCATGGAACGGATCCTCGCGCAATCCGTGAGAAGCCTCGTCCTGTCTtgaccccttcctcctccctcctctccatcTTTTTTTCCCCGCCACCTTCTGAATCGCTCTTTTCAATCGTTGCTAGAGATCTCCCTTCTGTTTTGGCATTATCCGGACAACTTTGTGTGCCTTGGTCATTTTATTGTGCcgatttcttctcctttttcccgAACTGCATTTCACTGCAGATTGGCTGGTTCCATGTGTGCTGTACAAGCATTTTGGCAAACTTTTATGGGAATTTATGGATCTTTCCGTCATCTGCACATCGGGTTAGATTGCCATTTTTTTGTTAATCAGCTCTTTCCTAGTACATCAGCTCTCCTTCTGGGTTCTCTTTGACCCCATGTTGGGACAAGGAGAAACGTCCAAAGGAGAGATTTTTTTCTGCCAAGGCCGGAAAACGAAGTGTCATCCCCGCCAATTTCAGTTAATTACGCAGCTTAGTTGCCATTAATGATCAGGCATCTTCCATTAACCACCACCAATCAATTCCTCGTTCTTCCAACATGCCCTTTTTTTTCTGAGAAAACAAGATTTCGCTCACCTTTTGCTCCCAGCAATTTGACGCCTTTATGCCTGAAACGTTCTTGTTGTGTTGCCATCCTGCAGCAGGAAGTGGCGCCACTCGCCTCCGGCCGGCTCTCGCACAGCAGCGGCCCCCTCAACGGCGGCGGCTCCCTCTCCGACAGCCCGCCGGTCTCGCCGGAGATCGATGACGCAAAGGTCCGTTCCTGTCTTGTCACCTTCTTGTTCCTCCTCCCACGAGTTCCATTCGAGATGATCGTACAGCTTCTCTGCAATTTTTTAATGGCCAGAACTGTACTGATCTGGCAGTAACCTGCAGTTTCTTACAGCACCTGTTTGGCTCACTTGCTGTTGAACGTTGAGCCGTACTAGAAGCCATTACTAGATTCCATTAGCAGTTTTTAATGTGTTAATTTTAGAATAATCAGAGGGGGGGAGATAATCCAAGGCGCTGCTTTTACTGCCGGGCTAGTGGACGCACTGTTTGCGTGTTGGTGCGTGAGATTCTTTACATCTTCTTGCAAATGCTGGTGCCGTGTGCTTTCTCTTTTGGGAGGGAAATCATTTCAGCCCGGTTTAGTTCcagcgcaaaaaaaaatttgcgttggaatttactaatttgaagtactaaatgaagtttatctacaatttttttacacggatgggttgtaaatcgcgagacgaatctaatgctaattaatcaataattagcggatagttactgtagtatcattgttgcaaaatcatggattaaataggctcacTAGATtagtctcgcgatttacagccatctatgcaaaaaatttgtaaatagatttttatttagtactccatgcatgtatcgaAACATATGATGTGACGGCGGTTTATGGGGTGttaactaaacagggcctcattGTGCTTCATGGTTCCCACCTCACACACTCTGCTACCTGAAAGGGGGAAGAGAATGAAGCTTTTGTGCCGAGCTATTTTTCTCTCTCCTGTGTTTGATATGCTATATTGTCTTTTAGAGTAATAACTTCAGGTTATCCACTCTTTTGCTCTGTTCTTATTTTAAAAGAAAATAGTTTATGTTTACATACCTTTTGTCTCTTTGTAGTAAGGTAGTTTTGTTTTGTACCTTGTGCTAAGGTAAACAGTAACTTGTCAAaacaattttttatatttttataatagtagCATGACAATATGCAACTCAGCTTcgccccttgtttagttgcaaagttcaaaatttcaaaaaaaaattccggcacctgcatggagaattaaatctagacgaaataaaaaacacattgcacagtttgcttataaatcgcgagacgaatctaatgaacctagtTAGATTGtaatacagtaatgctacagtaaacaatctctaatgatggattaattaggctcattagatccgtctcgtgatttacagatgagttatgtaatttattttatgattagtctatatttccTACTTCAAATGtaggaaaatattttttcaaaaattttacacagcTCAACTAAATAAGCCGACGGTTAGTTTTGCCTGCATTTCCGTAGAGGGTGGCAGAGTGACACTTGGCAGTGGTAACAAAAAAAAGCTCTCACAAGCATGATTCTCTTCAAGAGAAGGGCGAGACCAGACCAGCCATCGGAAGCTGTGGGTCTGCCTGGGACAAAGCGACCAGCCTTGCAGCCTTCCCTGTGCCGGGCACCAAATtttctagagagagagagagagggagggaggagagaggaaacAAGAAGAGCCCGTTTCGTAGGCGTGCCTTTCGCGCCTTCCGATAAAACCCCTGACTTGCAAGCCCCTTTGCTTTTTCCCCACAGCTTTTGTTTCGCCCAATCCGTCGTGCTTGCTCCCCTCAGAGTTCGGtcgtttagtttccaaaccaAAATTTTTTTATGTCAAATCGATGGTTTGACTAGATGTTGGAAAGGTTTTTCggatactaattaaaaaactagtTTCAGAACTCatctggaaaccgcgagaccaATTTTTTGAGGTCTTTGATCGCATCATTAGTGCATgttgggttactgtagcatttatggctaatcatacactaattaggctcaaaaaatttgtCTCGTGTACATCtaaattgtgcaattagttttattgtttaactatatttactgctccatgcatatgttcAAAAGGAGAGGCACAAATTTCAAGATGAAAATTTTCGTGTTTCTCCTGTGAGCTCTCGCCGTCGCGGTCGTGCCCCACGGCGCCTGGCCGCGCAGGGGTAGCGTCTCTTTCCCTCTCCCCACAGTCCCACACCGACAGCTCGCTCCTGCGGTGCAGCTTGACGTCGCTGTCCGGACACATGAACAAGATGTACCAGTAGCAGGACCTTCGTCTTCAATGAACCCCAAGGCAGGCACTCCGAGTGATAGCAACATTCGGCCAGTGAAATCTCTGTTTCAAATTTGCCTGATTAGCTGAACAAGCAAGCAGCTTCACTCATCGTTTACCTACAAATATGTAGGGTTGATATAGACATGTTATTCAGCTAGGGCTTGGGGGCAAGAATCCTCCTTTTTCCTAGATGTAGGATCCTTGTAGCAATCGGCCAGTCAAGAAAGCGCCTCCTTTCCCTGTCTTCCATGCTCTTGTTTGTGTGCCTCATTCCTCCCTGTACCTCCGCACTGTGCAAGTGGTGGATGTTCCTCGCCACAATAATTGCTTGTTCCAATTTCCCTTCCTGATCGCCAAGCATGTTTCCTCCGAAATGATAGGGTCTCGATGATTTTTTTCGCAAATAATCACAACAATGAGCTCCAAGGAGAAACTTCCTAGTTTGACTCAATTCAGTTCAGATAGACCTGAAATTGAAGCCTGTGAGTTGGTTTTTGTCACCTGGCAAATTCCAAATCTGGTGCTTGAAAAGAACCTCTACCAACTCATCATGTTGGAAAGCAGTGCGGAATGCCTCCAGAGGTTTTTGGTTCCTGATGGACAAAATGGCCCAAGAATTGCCCCACGCCACTGCCGCTCCACATGCCCCAAGAAAGACAAAGCATTATGAGATGTCATGATCAAAGATCTGATTAGGAAAGCCAAAGCAAGCCACACACAccacaggggggggggggggcactctGGCCATTTCCCCCTAGGCTAACCACAGTCCTATCTCCGATGGATTTTGCTGTTTGCTCTGGGGGTAGTAGAGTACCAGTAGCCTATACCATAAAGAAGCTTTGATTCCCGGTACCGTCTCAGGCTCTCAGCGCCTGCAGCCGGTCTCCTGCCTGCACAAGCAAACACTGCAGCGTGTCCAGTCGGCTGGCAGCCCATGTCACCCTACCCCCTCTGCCCATCACCGGCTCTGGGTGaaaggcagcggcggcaggcatggcatggcatgctcGCAAGTCCGTGCCGTCGCGGCATCATGAGGCTGGCTGGGCCTTTTCGGCCCCTAATCGAGTGTTATTCCCTCCAGCTTTTCTAATCCTAGCGTAATCATGGGCTCTTTAGCTGATCTAGGGCGAGCATTATCCTCCCCAACACCTCATCATTGTGTCCATTGTCTCCTCCTGTGCGGTTCTCTTATACTGCATTTTTTAGTGTTTACCGGTGTCTGAAGCGGAATATTGGCAGGCTTTAGCTTTCATGGATTGATTTGTTTTGTCCCAGGCTTGTGTGTTTAACAATGTGCAGTGCTTTGCATAGTGGTCTGGGTACTGGCTGTGGCTGATGAACTGCCTAAGCATAGTTGTTTGGGTACTGGCTGTGGCTGATGAACTGCACCTTTATTGGATGATCACTAGTTCACTACTGTAGGTTAAGGACCCATCTCTGGAAACTGGAACCGTTCTGTCAATTCAAGGTGGTGCCCCATtgtggttgttgcaatctacaatTGACACATGACACAACACCATGGATTTGTACCTTCACATTGTTCCGGCTGATTGAATGCACTATGTTTGTTTTTTCTGGTTTACAGAATATCAGTGATATAACTGTAAACAAGAACcaaatttttgcaaaatttagcaGTGTTCTAATTGGATTCCTTCTAAATTACGCAGTACTGTAGAGCAGTGAGCACGCCGAAGCCTCAGGCGTACCGGCCCGGCAACAAGACGGTGGGCAGGTGGCTCAAGGAtcggaaggagaagaagaaagaggagaCGCGGGCGCACAACGCGCAGGTCCACGCCGCCGTCTCGGTCGCGGCAGTGGCagctgcggtggcggccgtAGCTGCTGCGACCGCTGCGGCGTCAGGGTCCGGCAAGGACGACCGCGCCGCTCGCACCGACATGGCTGTCGCCTCGGCGGCTACGCTCGTAGCCGCGCAGTGCGTTGAGGCCGCTGAGGCCATGGGTGCCGAGCGCGAGCACCTGGAGGCCGTTGTTGGGTCCGCCGTGAACGTCCGGACGCCAGGGGACATCGTCACGGTCACAGCTGCCGCTGCCACTGGTGTGTTACCACCACCATATGGAATGATCTGCATTTCCTCTGAATCTGATCTCTAACATATAGATGTAACAACTGGTAATGTTTCCGCCATTGCAGCGTTGAGAGGCGCGGCGACGCTGAAGGCGAGGGCTCTGAAGGAGGTGTGGAACATCGCGGCGGTGATCCCGGTGGAGAAgggcgcggtgggcggcggcggagggcaccACCAGAGGCACGGCGCGCCGAAGCAGCAGCACCGCAAGCTGGAGAGCAACGGCAGCAGCATCAGCGACGACGTctcgctggaggaggagaacaACTTCCTGGGCATCTGCAGCCAGGAGCTGCTCGCTCGCGGCACCGAGCTGCTCAAACGCACCCGGAAAGGTAACCGGCGGCCTCTGCGATCATTATTCATTCCGGGCGATGATGCGCTACTGGAAGGGATGCACTACTGATGTTTCCTTTTTACTTGATCGTTTTACCTTTTTATTACAGGCGCCCTGCACTGGAAGGCTGTGTCGGTGTACATCAACCGGATGGGCCTGGTAAAAAATGATTACTTCTGTTCATGAACTGGTGGCTTCTAGCGATAATTGTGATGTTTTGCGTACCAAAATGTTTTTGCCATTTGGTTTTCGCAGGTGATGCTGAAGATGAAGAGCCGGCATGTCGCCGGGACGATcaccaagaagaagaaaagtaaGCGGCAGCTAAGCAATCCCAATTCATAGCGGCGATCGCCCACGGCACTGTTTACTGATGACTGTCCATGCCTCCGGCCACTGTGCAGGTGTGGTGATCGACGTGTGCCGCGACGTGCCGGCGTGGCCCGGGCGGCACCTGCTGGAGGACGGCGAGCACCGGCGGTACTTCGGCCTGCGCACGGCGGAGCACCGGGTGATCGAGTTCGAGTGCACCAGCCAGCGCGAGCACGAGATGTGGACCAAGGGCGTGGCGCGGCTCCTcagcctcgccggcgaccggaAGCGCCTCGCGTGACAGACGCCGACCCAACCTACCcccggtcgccgtcgccgtcgccgtcgccgccaaccTGCCGACGCCCCCCGCCCGCGGTGGCCTGGGCCCCTCGTCACCACCGCCCCGTTTGTTGTTTGCTAGGCTGTTAGATGCTGCGAGACCGGCGGAGGCAGCAGCGCGACATGGGCGCACAGATTTTGTGTAGCTAGGTTTGGGGGATCCTGTTGCTGTTAGGGCACAAGATTGGGCGAGTCAATCGATGGCGGTGTGGTTTTCTGGGGAATGCGACGCCGGTGCATGGGATGCCAACCCTCAGCGAGTCAGTGGCGAGATTAAGGGCAGCAGCGCTTGCAGATGTCTCTGCCTGACTGCCTGTGCTCTTCCCTCTTGCTctgtctttcttttttttttgtcttcgtTCTCTGGTTTGGGGTGTGGCCATACTGGAACTGTAGCAGGCAAAAAGATAAGTGCTTTGTTCTGGTAGTATTAGTAGTAGTAACTCTGTAGTTACCGTAGTAATCACCGGGTAAACTAAGCACATGTTCATTCCATCCCACAATTTTTACtctgcatgtttttttttgaaatatttttactCTGCATGTTGATTGGCTGTCCCAACGTATAAACATGACGCGTCTCCGAAAGAGGCTGCCCCTGCCACGGCGATCAGCTGCTGGCCGTGGCCGTTGCGGTTGTGATAATCTTTTGACTGGGGGGCAAAAGCTGCTCCGTCCCCGTGCCTTCGCCATCATCCTGCCGAGCCGAGGGGGAGGCCGAggccatgggccatggccccgGCGGCAataggcagcagcagcagcgaggctGGCCCGTCGCCTCAATGAATTCCCTGGGGCCCGGCGCCAGATGACCTTGTTTCGTTTTGCTGGCGGAGAGGGCGAGGCTCCATTCTCCCCTGTCCCTATCCTCTTCCTGCTTCCTCCTGGAGCTTGCGTTGCGATCGATTGCCCCAGGCTGGGCGCAGCGCTGTAGGGCGACGCAGCAACTTGCCGCTCCAGATGGCGGCGGTTCTTCCAggaccacgccgccgcctgATCATTGGACAGCTCGGGTCAGGACCATGCCACACCAATGTCAGCATGCAGAAGTAGGTGCGGGGTAGTCAGATTTTGTTCTCTTGTGCAGCACCAGCAGCCTGTAATGCTAATGCGGGTAGGTATTCGAGTGTGAACATTCTGAGACGGGTGTCGAGATCTTCAAAGATCGGCTGCAGTAGTATATTTGATTATTTGTGCTTCGAGGTTTGAGCTCTGCTGTCTGCTCTGCTTGTGTGCAAAAGCTGCTCACGAATCATGAGTGTGCGCGCGAGCTAGCGAGCGATGTTCCTTCTTTCTTTGCCGTGCTCGAGATCGGTGACCCAAAGATCCatctctcttttcctttccaGCTTTTCTCGCAAAGAGAACACacaaaggccctgtttagttctcaccCCATAAATcctgtaaacacaaaaaaactgtcacatcgaatgtttcgacacatacatggagtactaaatgaagtctatttacaaaaacttttgcatagatgggctgtaaatcgcgagacgaatctaattagtctatttaatccatgatttgcaacagtgatgctacagtaaacatctgctaattattgattaatcatgaattaattagcatcattagattcgtctcgcgatttataacccatctgtgcaaaaagttttgtaaatagacttcatttagtatttcaaattagcaagattctaacAAAAAAATTCGCCCTCCAAATAAAGCAGTGTTTAgttctttttgaaaaaaattttgcaaaaaaatcttACATCGGACCCGGAGGCCGAGGTTTGGAGCACGACGGATCTGATTGATCCGATGCAAAGGGACGGGCACAGGCACAGCGTCAGCATCGGCGTGGCTTTGGCAGCGAGCTCAATGATCACCGCCAGCGCCCGGGGGCCTTGGGCACCGGGACGGCAGGAGAATCTGCCGCTCTGCCTCTTTCCCCTGCTCTGCTCGGGGAGCGGTGAAAGAGCTCCGCGCCGtcgaggctcttgtgatccagCCGTGACGGATGCGACCGGGTGAGGAACAGAGGAAAGATTGGGGAcccggacgacgacgaggtcAATTCCGGCGGTCACTCGGGCCGTCAGATCAGATGCTGCGTGCCGGAGCCCTGCAGCTGCAGGCCTTCTGGCGCATCGGATTGGACGCGCAGGGCCCCCCGGCCCTGGCCGCTGGGGGAGgaccagggttaaaaaaaccgctgggaaccggaccggttaccgcggttaccggtctaaccggcccggaccggttccggttccggccggttcaaaccgggcccaaattcaaattttaaatttgaattctaaaaaatggaaaaatccccaaaaaatcttaaaaatacttcaaattgtgacgaatttaatgatgtcaaattttttcaaatattcgttcatttagtatactttgcgagcatttgaaattaaacaaaaaaaacatgcatataaaagtatacaaatacaatgtaaaagtagtacaaaaaaggattggagggttcatttaggctaaaacatgttatacaaatattcatttagtatactttgcggatatttgaatttaaacaaaaaaagaaaaaaaattgaatttagcgggttaccagtcaaaccgaccggtaaccggtcaaaccggaccggtaaaccggtctaaccggccggttagccgttcgaaaccggtataactgcgggttttgaattcaaatttgagtttgaccggtttttaccggtaaccggtcaaaccggaccggttagccggAACCGGGCGCCGGCGGTTCGGTCCGGTCGGTCGGATAAAAAAACCCTGGGGAGGACTCGCTCGCACGCCGAGCCGGCGAGCCTTTGTGTTGCGTCGAGCAACAGTCACATGCACTGCACGGCGTGGCCAAAGGCCCAAAGCAAGGCCGGTCGCTGCTTGAGTGCTTGTACATTCGATTTCTTCAGGAAAAAAAACGCTTGTACCTGTACATTCTCAGACGCCGAAGATGTACGGACAGTGCTCGTACAGCTGTCTCCGGCGACGAGGTCAGCGCGGCAGCCGGGCGGTCGGCGGCAGCACGAACCCCTGTTTCCTGCTGCGCCGCGGCGAGCGCACGGGACGAGCTCGATACTTGGGCACGGCTGGCCGGGACGGTGTCATCTCTTTCGCCGTACGGCTTGGGAAttccggtcgccgccgccggtgggaaCAGAACATCGTGGATCCGGACGAGGACCCAGCCAGCCGACTGGTGTGCACACGGGCTGCTTTTCCTTCATCTTTACGGGAAAGCAGCGGCCGACGACCCGTTTTGGAATCCATTCCATACCATGAGTTTTTGCGTTGCTTCCTTTGGCCCAAGAACGCTGCACGctccatttcttttcttttcatttttactATTGAGGTGATGACTGGAAGTTCTGCTCCAGCGACTATTTTGGGTTAGGAAACGCGACCTCCTTggagctccgccatggcacGGCAAGAACCGACCATGCCGGCACAGCAGGCAACACATGTGGGAACTCTACACTAGTTCCTTGGAGAAATCCAAGTGAAGTCCGCCCTCCCTTGGTTCATCGGGTCATGCTCGATCCTTCACTTTGCAGCCAGTTCGCTGGTGCTCAGCCAAAAGGTCAGAAGAAAGCAGCTACGGATCCGTCCACCAGGCACGTACCCAATACAaaggcagtggcggagcttggTCAGAATTGCAAAACGGCCCAAGTCTAGTGCGACCAACAAGCACAAGGTTCCGGATTAATAAATAATTTTCTTATTACCAATTAAGTTGTGAAATTAAATACTACTTCTTGAACAACTTTTTTTTCCCCTAGCCGCGGGGGGCATTTGGGCATTCGGCCCTAATGAATCTCCGGCCCTGTAGAAGGGCGATTAGGAAATATAGAAAGCATTAACAGTTTGGGCTTTGTGGGGGCAATCTGAACTGGACTGACAGGCCCATGTAGTGCcaacaaataaaaatgaaatTCCGGCCCGTCCGTAATCTTACCCAATCCAGCCTAAGAAGCCCATTGGTTGGAGACTTGAGTTGTTTGGGCTTCTCTGCGTTTTGTTTAGTCGCTAAGAGCGACACAGGCCCGTCAGGCGGCCGCCACCATACGTCCTGATCTTGCGCCACCGATGCGACCGGGTGAGCGAGAGCAGCTGCGACGATCAAGATTATATTCTATACTGCAAGATTGACCAAGACCAGTGGAAGCTGCGATGTCTGTCAGCAAAACCGATTTCTGATGAAAATCCTTGAACCCGTAGGACCTGTATCTGCTCAAGGTCAGTCAGCACCCGCGTCGCCTGGTGGTACACAACCTTTGCTTTTTTTCAGATTGATTCAGTTGTTCCTGATTATGAGAACAATGGAGATGGGTTGCTCAAACTTTTTTCAGACTCGTAGTGGAGTATAAATCGTCACGAAGTCAAAGATGAAGGAAGGGCAAAAGAAGAAGGCGAGGCTCTTTGAGCATCGTCAGGTGCGCTTAGCCTTCACGCAGGTGATATGCAGTCTTTCGGTGACTTTGATGACTTGCTTAAAACCAGCTAATTTTCAGACACATCGCGATGTTTGTGCAGCTCGCGGTTACCTGGAGACATGCAGGACTGCAGCTGCAGGTGTTCAGTCTCAAAATTACTTGGCCACTTGACGGGCACATTGTGGAATTGGGATGCAGCagtccattttttctttttcatgcaAGTCTTTGGCTCCTCCCCTGGTGTATAGTATTGAGATTTGCAGAATTACGCAATCAATTTCCCAGGAAAGTATTTTCCCCTTATCAAACGTGTTATTATTGTAGCATTAGAGATGACGtttccggatattccggattaAGTAAACTTGATGTACTAAGAAAAACCACAGTTTTACGTTTGGATACATAACGCAGTCAGAGTACATTAGTAGGATCCATCGACGACAGATTCACAGTTCTTCCACGCGAGAGGCTGATGCGCCTATCGATGCTGATTCCCTGACCTCTGTTGTAGTCTGCTCTTGCTCTTCCGGGCAATTCTCTGCAGATTTCTTATGCCCATCTTTCTCTGTATCATCTCTGACATCGTAAGTCTTACTTTCCTTGATTTAACCCCACAGCATGGTGTAAAGACTTCCGACGAGTAAAATTCCACCCACGATGCTACCACCAAAACAAGTGTGCAAAAACAAAGTTTCAGCCGCAGATTTGAGATATTGCGATTCATCAGCTGGAAATGGGCAAGTATATGACTTACCTGCCGAGGTGATCAGTCTCTCCGAGGAAGAACAATGAGCAAAATATCTCACCCTGTTC from Panicum virgatum strain AP13 chromosome 9K, P.virgatum_v5, whole genome shotgun sequence encodes:
- the LOC120650300 gene encoding VAN3-binding protein-like, with product MGDPRARPSAAAAGELRPPEPPLDPLEFLSRSWSASGGAFTPPPPTPPPAALVSPIAEDAACELEDCGAAAAAGSSFSFASAATSQLIMERILAQSQEVAPLASGRLSHSSGPLNGGGSLSDSPPVSPEIDDAKYCRAVSTPKPQAYRPGNKTVGRWLKDRKEKKKEETRAHNAQVHAAVSVAAVAAAVAAVAAATAAASGSGKDDRAARTDMAVASAATLVAAQCVEAAEAMGAEREHLEAVVGSAVNVRTPGDIVTVTAAAATALRGAATLKARALKEVWNIAAVIPVEKGAVGGGGGHHQRHGAPKQQHRKLESNGSSISDDVSLEEENNFLGICSQELLARGTELLKRTRKGALHWKAVSVYINRMGLVMLKMKSRHVAGTITKKKKSVVIDVCRDVPAWPGRHLLEDGEHRRYFGLRTAEHRVIEFECTSQREHEMWTKGVARLLSLAGDRKRLA